One region of Thunnus albacares chromosome 20, fThuAlb1.1, whole genome shotgun sequence genomic DNA includes:
- the LOC122971098 gene encoding galanin receptor 2a, with protein MNEYNMKMNLSSTNSSSWKAESVVISLTFSLIFLVGTVGNSLVLAVLFRNGQMNTKTTNLFILNLAIADLCFIVFCVPFQATIYTLDGWVFGPVVCKVVHFVIFLTMYASIFTLAAVSLDRYLAICYPLRSREMRTPKNALTSIGLVWGLALVFSGPYLSYYRQMDLSGAVVCIPAWESKPRIIMDVCTFIFGYLIPVLVLSVTYARTIRYLWTSVDPVKDMSESRRAKRKVTKMIIIVAALFCLCWLPHHLVILCMWFGRFPLNHTTYVLRILSHLVAYANSCLNPIVYALVSKHFRKGFRKVFSCSLRRREVTKVHVIQAVNTVSSVETSN; from the exons ATGAATGAATACAACATGAAGATGAATTTATCTTCCACCAACTCCTCTTCTTGGAAAGCAGAGTCTGTGGTGATTTCTTTGACGTTTTCGCTCATTTTCCTGGTCGGCACAGTTGGAAACTCTCTGGTCCTCGCTGTTCTGTTCCGCAACGGACAGATGAACACCAAAACCACCAACCTGTTCATCCTCAACCTCGCGATTGCAGATCTCTGCTTTATTGTGTTCTGTGTGCCTTTTCAAGCCACCATCTACACTCTGGATGGATGGGTGTTCGGTCCTGTGGTCTGTAAAGTCGTTCACTTCGTCATTTTTCTCACCATGTACGCCAGCATCTTCACCCTGGCAGCTGTTTCCCTGGACAG GTATTTGGCCATCTGCTACCCTCTCCGCTCCAGGGAGATGAGAACACCAAAGAACGCCCTCACCTCCATCGGTCTGGTTTGGGGTTTGGCCCTGGTTTTCTCCGGACCGTATCTCAGCTACTACAGACAGATGGACCTGTCCGGCGCTGTGGTGTGTATCCCCGCCTGGGAGTCCAAACCACGCATCATAATGGACGTTTGCACCTTCATCTTTGGCTACCTCATCCCCGTCCTGGTGCTCAGCGTCACCTACGCTCGCACCATCAGGTACCTGTGGACCAGCGTGGACCCTGTGAAGGACATGTCCGAGTCGAGGCGGGCCAAGCGTAAAGTCACCAAGATGATCATCATCGTCGCCGCCCTCTTCTGCCTTTGCTGGCTCCCCCATCACCTGGTCATCCTCTGCATGTGGTTCGGACGCTTCCCCCTCAACCACACCACCTACGTCCTCCGCATCCTCTCCCACCTGGTGGCTTACGCCAACTCCTGCCTCAACCCCATCGTCTACGCGCTCGTCTCCAAGCATTTCCGCAAAGGCTTCAGGAAGGTTTTCAGCTGCTCGTTGAGAAGGAGGGAGGTCACCAAAGTGCATGTCATCCAGGCGGTGAACACGGTCAGCAGCGTGGAGACGTCCAACTAG